From Anopheles coluzzii chromosome 3, AcolN3, whole genome shotgun sequence, the proteins below share one genomic window:
- the LOC120959929 gene encoding succinate dehydrogenase assembly factor 2, mitochondrial codes for MFRIPALRFINRAVVVNGQAGRFIATGAPVCNSTDGGYRPPTPMIDLEDKSLPIPEYKQKKNEPLQLQKSRLLYQSRKRGMLENGLLLSTFAAKYLAEMSPAQTKLYDQLINLPSNDWDIFYWATGVKPTPKEYDNEVMNMLKNHVKNNDREQRFMQPDLYAKAN; via the exons ATGTTTCGCATTCCGGCTCTG CGCTTCATTAACcgtgcggtggtggtgaatgGACAGGCTGGTCGGTTTATCGCCACCGGAGCACCGGTCTGCAACTCGACCGACGGTGGCTACCGTCCACCGACACCGATGATTGACCTGGAGGACAAATCGCTCCCCATTCCCGAGTacaagcagaagaaaaatgaacCGCTGCAGCTGCAAAAGTCACG CCTACTGTATCAGTCGCGCAAACGTGGTATGCTCGAGAACGGCCTGCTGCTCAGCACGTTCGCCGCCAAGTATCTGGCGGAGATGAGCCCCGCCCAGACGAAGCTGTACGATCAGCTGATCAACCTGCCGTCGAACGACTGGGACATCTTCTACTGGGCGACGGGCGTGAAGCCGACGCCGAAAGAGTACGACAACGAGGTGATGAACATGCTGAAAAATCACGTCAAGAACAACGACCGCGAACAGCGGTTCATGCAGCCCGACCTGTACGCCAAAGCGAACTGA
- the LOC120959927 gene encoding dnaJ homolog subfamily B member 6 isoform X2, which translates to MVDYYKILDVSRTATEAEIKKAYKKLALRWHPDKNMDNPEESNRRFKEISEAYEVLSDEKKRRIYDQYGKDGLMNNGSDRYHQSTRHRRHNGSSGMDDFEFFGFPFTFRDPEDVFREFFGGSPFDELFRISQPVHQHGRRANGATNGHHHHHQRHSHPQNVISSPFMTPLMSFSLMDDFFSGAPRGGMSSVSEYTIGGGGPVKRTSTSTTFINGKKLMTKKVYENGTETIMSYENDVLKSKTVNGVAQAIPYNH; encoded by the exons ATGGTGGACTATTACAAAATTCTGGATGTGTCCAGAACAGCGACAGAggctgaaataaaaaaagc gTACAAAAAATTAGCCCTACGATGGCATCCAGACAAAAATATGGACAATCCAGAAGAATCCAACAGACGGTTTAAGGAAATTTCAGAAGCCTACGAAGTACTGTCCGATG AAAAGAAACGACGCATCTACGATCAGTACGGCAAGGATGGGCTGATGAACAATGGATCCGATCGCTACCATCAGAGCACGCGACACCGCCGGCACAACGGTAGCAGCGGCATGGACGACTTCGAGTTCTTCGGCTTCCCGTTCACATTCCGCGACCCAGAGGATGTGTTCCGAGAGTTCTTCGGTGGATCACCATTCGATGAGTTGTTTAGAA TTAGTCAACCGGTGCACCAGCACGGCCGGCGGGCAAACGGCGCCACCAACggccatcatcaccatcatcagcgaCACTCGCACCCGCAAAACGTCATCTCGTCACCGTTCATGACGCCGCTGATGAGCTTCAGCCTGATGGATGACTTCTTCAGCGGGGCACCGCGGGGCGGCATGAGCTCCGTGTCCGAGTACACCATCGGTGGGGGCGGTCCCGTCAAGCGTACCTCCACCTCGACCACCTTCATCAATGGCAAGAAGCTGATGACGAAAAA GGTGTACGAGAACGGTACGGAAACCATCATGTCCTACGAGAACGATGTACTAAAATCAAAGACTGTAAATGGGGTCGCTCAAGCTATACCATACAACCATTAA
- the LOC120959927 gene encoding dnaJ homolog subfamily B member 6 isoform X1, protein MVDYYKILDVSRTATEAEIKKAYKKLALRWHPDKNMDNPEESNRRFKEISEAYEVLSDAYKRHIYDSRGTRKSATGTGGGSTGSYTAFTNRDYSRNGGYDHYHHHRYGSGSGRYYGSTGGRENGGSSSQKKRRIYDQYGKDGLMNNGSDRYHQSTRHRRHNGSSGMDDFEFFGFPFTFRDPEDVFREFFGGSPFDELFRISQPVHQHGRRANGATNGHHHHHQRHSHPQNVISSPFMTPLMSFSLMDDFFSGAPRGGMSSVSEYTIGGGGPVKRTSTSTTFINGKKLMTKKVYENGTETIMSYENDVLKSKTVNGVAQAIPYNH, encoded by the exons ATGGTGGACTATTACAAAATTCTGGATGTGTCCAGAACAGCGACAGAggctgaaataaaaaaagc gTACAAAAAATTAGCCCTACGATGGCATCCAGACAAAAATATGGACAATCCAGAAGAATCCAACAGACGGTTTAAGGAAATTTCAGAAGCCTACGAAGTACTGTCCGATG CATACAAACGACACATCTACGACAGTCGGGGCACGCGGAAAAGTGCAACCGGTACGGGTGGCGGCAGCACCGGCAGCTACACTGCCTTCACCAACCGCGACTACAGCCGCAACGGAGGCTACGACCATTACCATCACCATCGTTACGGGTCGGGCAGTGGCCGGTACTACGGGTCAACCGGTGGCCGGGAGAATGGCGGTAGCAGCAGTC AAAAGAAACGACGCATCTACGATCAGTACGGCAAGGATGGGCTGATGAACAATGGATCCGATCGCTACCATCAGAGCACGCGACACCGCCGGCACAACGGTAGCAGCGGCATGGACGACTTCGAGTTCTTCGGCTTCCCGTTCACATTCCGCGACCCAGAGGATGTGTTCCGAGAGTTCTTCGGTGGATCACCATTCGATGAGTTGTTTAGAA TTAGTCAACCGGTGCACCAGCACGGCCGGCGGGCAAACGGCGCCACCAACggccatcatcaccatcatcagcgaCACTCGCACCCGCAAAACGTCATCTCGTCACCGTTCATGACGCCGCTGATGAGCTTCAGCCTGATGGATGACTTCTTCAGCGGGGCACCGCGGGGCGGCATGAGCTCCGTGTCCGAGTACACCATCGGTGGGGGCGGTCCCGTCAAGCGTACCTCCACCTCGACCACCTTCATCAATGGCAAGAAGCTGATGACGAAAAA GGTGTACGAGAACGGTACGGAAACCATCATGTCCTACGAGAACGATGTACTAAAATCAAAGACTGTAAATGGGGTCGCTCAAGCTATACCATACAACCATTAA
- the LOC120959926 gene encoding DNA mismatch repair protein Mlh1, whose translation MDPGVIRKLDEVVVNRIAAGEIIQRPANALKEMIENSLDAKATSITITVKAGGLRSLQIQDNGTGIRREDLGIVCERFTTSKLQSFDDLSSISTYGFRGEALASISHVAHLTIVTKTKHEKCAYKACYEDGKLKGDIKPIAGNQGTQITVDELFYNVPMRKQALKTPNEEFQRISDVVSRYAVHNPHACFILKKFGETATIRTQAKTTVAHNIGAIYGAGIGKALVPIELRDEVMQLTVEGYVTNVNFSLKKGISLMFINHRAVECSALKKAIDAIYAVYLPKGSAPFVYLSLELNPQNVDVNVHPTKHEVHFLHEEEIVEKVKLLVERALLGGNAARSYTQALLPGATQPLDSSKVNESMVGGGDEKPRLDYKFVRTSHSEQKLEKFFNISGSGAGSSAGGGDPIKEEPQDEVVEPKLTQPSPSRKKKVVKRETRLHSIHTLRQQVESDGDENLRKIFRELTYVGTIDREQVLIQYDTKMYLSKVQPIAEELFYQLLLFNFGNFERLTLSEPLDLKRLVHAGLDDPASGYTEEDGPADELADVIVQKLVSKAPVLREYYNLSIREDGCLESLPKLLDNYIPSLVFLPMYVIRLATDVEWEEEQECFRTFSRETAHFFSRIALTKPEKEYRWELEHVLYPAVRNYLIPPKEMAKNGSLLQLASLPELYRVFERC comes from the exons ATGGACCCCGGAGTGATTCGAAAGCTGGACGAGGTGGTCGTGAACCGTATTGCCGCCGGGGAGATCATACAGCGTCCCGCCAATGCGCTGAAAGAGATGATCGAAAACAGCCTGGACGCAAAGGCGACGAGCATCACAATTACGGTCAAAGCGGGCGGGCTGCGGTCACTCCAGATCCAGGACAATGGGACCGGCATAAGGCGCGAAGATCTCGGTATCGTTTGCGAGCGGTTCACCACCTCGAAGCTGCAATCGTTCGACGATTTGTCCTCGATCAGTACGTACGGGTTTCGGGGCGAAGCGCTGGCCAGCATCAGCCACGTCGCGCATCTAACGATCGTCACGAAAACGAAGCACGAAAAGTGTGCCTACAAAGCGTGCTACGAGGACGGGAAGCTGAAGGGGGACATTAAACCGATCGCCGGCAACCAGGGCACACAGATCACGGTCGACGAGCTGTTCTACAATGTGCCGATGCGCAAGCAGGCGCTCAAAACGCCGAACGAAGAGTTTCAGCGCATCTCGGACGTGGTCAGCAGGTACGCGGTGCACAATCCGCACGCCTGCTTCATCTTGAAAAAGTTTGGCGAAACGGCCACCATCCGTACGCAGGCGAAGACGACGGTGGCGCACAATATTGGCGCAATCTATGGGGCCGGCATTGGGAAGGCGCTGGTACCGATCGAGCTGCGGGATGAGGTGATGCAGCTCACGGTCGAGGGGTACGTGACGAATGTGAACTTTTCGCTGAAGAAAGGCATCTCGCTGATGTTTATCAACCATCGGGCGGTTGAGTGCAGTGCGCTGAAGAAGGCGATCGATGCGATTTACGCAGTGTACCTGCCGAAGGGTAGCGCACCGTTCGTGTACCTTTCGCTGGAGCTAAACCCCCAGAACGTGGACGTGAATGTGCATCCGACCAAGCACGAGGTGCACTTCCTGCACGAGGAGGAAATTGTGGAGAAGGTGAAGCTGCTTGTGGAGAGAGCGCTGTTGGGTGGGAATGCGGCACGGTCATACACGCAGGCGTTACTGCCAGGGGCCACACAACCGTTGGACAGTTCGAAAGTGAACGAATCGATGGTGGGAGGCGGTGATGAGAAGCCACGGTTGGATTACAAGTTTGTCCGTACGAGTCACAGTGAGCAAAAGTTGGAAAAGTTCTTTAACATAAGTGGAAGTGGAGCTGGAAGtagtgccggtggtggtgatccAATCAAAGAGGAACCACAGGACGAGGTGGTTGAGCCAAAACTAACGCAACCATCACCAtcgaggaagaaaaaagttgTAAAAAG GGAAACACGGCTTCATAGCATCCACACGCTGCGCCAGCAGGTGGAATCGGATGGAGATGAAAATCTGCGAAAAATATTCCGCGAGCTCACCTACGTCGGTACGATCGATCGGGAGCAAGTGCTCATCCAGTACGACACCAAGATGTACCTCTCAAAGGTGCAACCCATCGCGGAGGAACTGTTCTACCAGCTGTTGCTGTTTAACTTTGGAAACTTTGAGCGTCTTACCCTGTCCGAGCCGCTCGACCTAAAACGTCTGGTGCACGCGGGCTTGGATGATCCGGCCTCGGGCTACACCGAGGAAGACGGACCGGCCGACGAACTGGCGGACGTGATCGTACAAAAGCTCGTCTCAAAAGCGCCCGTCTTGAGGGAGTATTACAATCTCTCCATCCGGGAGGATGGTTGCCTCGAATCGTTACCCAAACTGCTCGACAACTACATTCCTTCGCTCGTGTTTCTGCCCATGTACGTCATACGGCTCGCGACGGACGTCGAGtgggaggaggagcaggagtgCTTTCGTACCTTTAGCCGTGAAACGGCACACTTTTTCTCGCGCATTGCGCTCACGAAGCCCGAAAAGGAGTACCGGTGGGAGCTGGAGCACGTGCTTTACCCTGCCGTACGGAACTATCTCATACCGCCGAAGGAGATGGCGAAGAATGGTTCGCTACTGCAGCTGGCCAGCTTGCCGGAACTGTATCGGGTGTTTGAACGGTGCTAA
- the LOC120959927 gene encoding dnaJ homolog subfamily B member 6 isoform X3: protein MVDYYKILDVSRTATEAEIKKAYKKLALRWHPDKNMDNPEESNRRFKEISEAYEVLSDAYKRHIYDSRGTRKSATGTGGGSTGSYTAFTNRDYSRNGGYDHYHHHRYGSGSGRYYGSTGGRENGGSSSRTFSFRGFFETTPFFRFFEKKRRIYDQYGKDGLMNNGSDRYHQSTRHRRHNGSSGMDDFEFFGFPFTFRDPEDVFREFFGGSPFDELFRISQPVHQHGRRANGATNGHHHHHQRHSHPQNVISSPFMTPLMSFSLMDDFFSGAPRGGMSSVSEYTIGGGGPVKRTSTSTTFINGKKLMTKKVYENGTETIMSYENDVLKSKTVNGVAQAIPYNH, encoded by the exons ATGGTGGACTATTACAAAATTCTGGATGTGTCCAGAACAGCGACAGAggctgaaataaaaaaagc gTACAAAAAATTAGCCCTACGATGGCATCCAGACAAAAATATGGACAATCCAGAAGAATCCAACAGACGGTTTAAGGAAATTTCAGAAGCCTACGAAGTACTGTCCGATG CATACAAACGACACATCTACGACAGTCGGGGCACGCGGAAAAGTGCAACCGGTACGGGTGGCGGCAGCACCGGCAGCTACACTGCCTTCACCAACCGCGACTACAGCCGCAACGGAGGCTACGACCATTACCATCACCATCGTTACGGGTCGGGCAGTGGCCGGTACTACGGGTCAACCGGTGGCCGGGAGAATGGCGGTAGCAGCAGTCGTACGTTTTCGTTTAGAGGATTTTTTGAGACGACGCCGTTTTTCCGCTTCTTTG AAAAGAAACGACGCATCTACGATCAGTACGGCAAGGATGGGCTGATGAACAATGGATCCGATCGCTACCATCAGAGCACGCGACACCGCCGGCACAACGGTAGCAGCGGCATGGACGACTTCGAGTTCTTCGGCTTCCCGTTCACATTCCGCGACCCAGAGGATGTGTTCCGAGAGTTCTTCGGTGGATCACCATTCGATGAGTTGTTTAGAA TTAGTCAACCGGTGCACCAGCACGGCCGGCGGGCAAACGGCGCCACCAACggccatcatcaccatcatcagcgaCACTCGCACCCGCAAAACGTCATCTCGTCACCGTTCATGACGCCGCTGATGAGCTTCAGCCTGATGGATGACTTCTTCAGCGGGGCACCGCGGGGCGGCATGAGCTCCGTGTCCGAGTACACCATCGGTGGGGGCGGTCCCGTCAAGCGTACCTCCACCTCGACCACCTTCATCAATGGCAAGAAGCTGATGACGAAAAA GGTGTACGAGAACGGTACGGAAACCATCATGTCCTACGAGAACGATGTACTAAAATCAAAGACTGTAAATGGGGTCGCTCAAGCTATACCATACAACCATTAA
- the LOC120959928 gene encoding NEDD8-conjugating enzyme UBE2F-like, which translates to MITLARKKKESGSGGGGGGGNGGSTTGSTAGSGGAAGGGPLSDAPKRISIREFLLVKEVQELEQNLPITCKVTFHDPNVLSEFTLVISPNEGFWCGGRFKFSILVPEEYNMAPPKVKCLTKLWHPNISVEGDICLSLLRLNSIDGLGWAPTRRLKDVIWGLNSLFTDLLNFDDPLNIEAAEQYSKDKERFQAKVREYVSAYARR; encoded by the exons ATGATCACGCTAGCCCGCAAGAAGAAAGAGTCGGGCagtggcggcggtggaggtggtggaaaCGGAGGATCCACCACCGGAAGCACTGCTGGTAGCGGTGGCGCTGCCGGTGGTGGTCCGCTGTCCGATGCGCCGAAGCGGATATCCATCCGGGAGTTTCTGCTCGTGAAGGAGGTGCAGGAGCTGGAACAGAACCTGCCGATCACCTGCAAGGTGACGTTCCACGATCCGAACGTGCTGAGCGAGTTCACGCTAGTCATCAGTCCGAACGAAGGGTTTTGGTGCGGGGGTCGCTTCAAGTTTAGCATTCTCGTGCCGGAAGAGTACAACATGGCG CCACCGAAGGTGAAGTGTCTTACCAAGCTGTGGCACCCGAACATATCCGTCGAGGGAGACATCTGCCTTTCGCTGCTCCGGTTGAACTCGATCGACGGGCTCGGGTGGGCACCGACCCGTCGGCTCAAGGATGTCATCTGGGGTCTCAATTCACTCTTCACC GACCTGCTAAACTTTGACGACCCGCTCAACATCGAAGCGGCGGAACAGTATTCCAAAGACAAGGAGCGCTTCCAGGCGAAGGTGCGCGAGTACGTGTCCGCATACGCGAGAAGATAA